One genomic segment of Candidatus Paceibacterota bacterium includes these proteins:
- a CDS encoding ATP-dependent Clp protease ATP-binding subunit, whose amino-acid sequence MIFEPQKTYAGRMIKWDKIIASVVFLSPFFLLASAVFGAFALYLENERFLGFFTLFFLIFLFLENIGHFRTEKLKTTVLKKETDNLADFLEFDLVKIFLRKKPKNPSALLYFILKEYSDLSFIFYRILLSPKKVMETLKREMSEEKEKELFSLLELSKDIAKRKGREIIEGQDVLLASFLDNSSLNKMAVLMDISSEDIESVFFWLSLLKEKRKDLFWTKGALGKRWISGYSLTLDTYGIDITEQIRRYVEFISHKEEADILERALLRSQRSNALIVGNPGSGRKSVVYNLAQRSLFGKGLEEINYKRVIEVDMESLLARIQNKEQVEFTLDKIFKEAASAGDIILVVNNIHEFVGGEDKLGTVDVTGIVAPFLNMPDFKFIGITDYTGLHERIEKNASFLNLFEKIEISEVGKQQTLKILQTLVPYYERKNKVFVSYLALKEIVDLSDKYLPTLFFPEKGIEILEEVVLFVSKGGKGKMVLKSHVASVISRKTDIPVGEVAEKEKEILLNLENLIHERIINQKEAVMEISTSLRRARAEIKTRKGPMGSFLFLGPTGVGKTETAKALADIYFGSEKRIIRLDMSEFQNVSDVSRLIGGKEETGMLTSPVKESPFSLLLLDELEKAHPNILNLFLQVLDEGNITDGFERKVDFKNTIIIATSNAGYQIILDAIENKNPWEKVKEMLLTYVFKTGIFKPEFINRFDKAVVFHPLSKENLIEISNLILSSLKDNLKKKGIELFVTEELKEKIVELSYDPKFGAREMRRVIQEKIENNLAEAVLLGSLQKGNKVEINPEDFQLKIS is encoded by the coding sequence CCTCAGTTGTTTTTCTTTCTCCTTTTTTTCTTCTTGCCAGTGCTGTTTTTGGCGCTTTTGCTCTTTATCTTGAAAACGAGCGCTTTTTGGGTTTTTTCACGCTCTTCTTCCTTATTTTTCTTTTTCTTGAAAATATAGGGCATTTTAGAACGGAAAAACTAAAAACGACGGTTCTAAAAAAAGAAACGGATAACTTGGCAGATTTTCTAGAGTTTGACCTTGTTAAGATTTTTTTAAGAAAAAAACCGAAAAATCCAAGCGCCCTTCTTTATTTTATTTTAAAAGAATACAGCGATCTTAGCTTTATTTTTTATCGGATTCTTCTTTCTCCTAAAAAAGTAATGGAAACTCTTAAAAGAGAAATGAGTGAGGAAAAGGAGAAGGAACTTTTTTCTTTGCTTGAACTTTCAAAAGATATTGCAAAAAGAAAAGGAAGAGAAATAATTGAAGGACAAGATGTTCTTTTGGCATCTTTTTTAGACAACAGTTCTCTTAATAAAATGGCTGTTCTGATGGATATTTCCAGCGAAGATATTGAGAGTGTTTTTTTCTGGCTTTCCCTGCTTAAAGAAAAGAGAAAAGATCTTTTTTGGACAAAAGGGGCCTTGGGGAAAAGATGGATTTCCGGATATTCTCTTACACTTGATACTTACGGAATTGATATTACAGAACAGATCAGAAGATATGTGGAATTTATTTCCCATAAAGAAGAAGCGGATATTTTAGAAAGAGCTCTTTTGAGAAGCCAAAGAAGCAATGCCCTTATTGTTGGAAATCCTGGATCGGGAAGAAAAAGTGTTGTTTATAATCTTGCCCAAAGATCTCTTTTTGGAAAGGGGCTTGAAGAAATTAATTATAAAAGGGTGATAGAAGTTGATATGGAATCCCTTCTTGCAAGAATTCAAAATAAAGAGCAGGTTGAGTTTACTTTGGATAAAATTTTTAAAGAAGCCGCCTCTGCCGGGGATATTATTCTTGTTGTTAATAATATTCATGAATTTGTCGGAGGAGAGGATAAACTTGGAACAGTTGATGTTACCGGAATTGTTGCTCCTTTTTTAAATATGCCAGATTTTAAATTTATAGGAATTACAGATTATACGGGGCTTCATGAAAGAATAGAAAAAAATGCATCTTTTCTTAATCTTTTTGAAAAAATAGAAATTTCAGAAGTTGGTAAACAGCAGACCCTTAAAATTCTTCAGACGCTTGTTCCTTATTACGAAAGAAAAAATAAAGTTTTTGTTTCATATCTTGCCCTAAAGGAAATAGTTGACTTAAGCGATAAATATCTTCCGACATTGTTTTTTCCCGAGAAGGGGATAGAAATCTTAGAAGAGGTTGTTTTATTTGTTTCAAAAGGAGGAAAGGGTAAAATGGTTTTAAAAAGTCATGTTGCAAGCGTTATAAGCAGAAAGACGGATATTCCTGTAGGAGAAGTAGCGGAAAAAGAAAAAGAAATTCTTCTTAATCTTGAAAATCTTATTCATGAAAGGATAATAAACCAAAAAGAGGCGGTGATGGAAATATCAACTTCTCTTAGAAGGGCAAGGGCGGAGATAAAGACAAGAAAGGGCCCTATGGGAAGCTTTCTCTTTTTAGGGCCTACTGGAGTTGGAAAAACAGAGACGGCAAAAGCTCTGGCAGATATTTACTTTGGTTCTGAAAAAAGGATAATCCGTCTTGATATGTCGGAGTTTCAGAACGTAAGCGACGTATCTCGTCTTATCGGGGGGAAAGAAGAAACAGGAATGCTTACTTCGCCCGTAAAGGAAAGCCCTTTTTCACTCCTTCTTCTGGATGAGCTTGAAAAAGCCCATCCAAATATTCTTAACCTTTTTCTTCAGGTCTTGGATGAAGGAAATATTACGGACGGATTTGAAAGAAAAGTTGATTTTAAAAATACGATAATCATTGCGACAAGCAATGCCGGATATCAGATAATTTTGGATGCTATTGAAAATAAGAATCCATGGGAAAAGGTGAAAGAAATGCTTCTTACTTATGTTTTTAAAACAGGTATTTTTAAGCCAGAGTTTATTAACCGTTTTGACAAAGCAGTGGTATTTCATCCGCTTAGTAAGGAAAACTTAATAGAAATATCAAATCTTATTCTTTCTTCGCTTAAAGATAATCTTAAGAAGAAGGGGATTGAGCTTTTCGTAACAGAGGAGTTGAAAGAGAAAATAGTGGAACTTAGCTATGACCCAAAATTTGGAGCAAGAGAAATGAGAAGAGTTATTCAAGAAAAGATAGAAAATAATCTGGCGGAAGCCGTTCTTTTGGGTTCTCTTCAAAAGGGAAACAAAGTTGAAATCAATCCGGAGGACTTTCAACTAAAAATAAGCTGA